The Platichthys flesus chromosome 5, fPlaFle2.1, whole genome shotgun sequence genome contains the following window.
TGCAGGAcgaaacatttacaaaaacaaccttttgtTATGTTTACTAAACCTGACTCGATGTTCTAACTGAATATAAAGAAactttctatttaaataaaacaagtgaaTCTGTTTGTGGGATTGTCTCTCAAACTGTTAATGAGCCACTACTCACTGCTCCCCCTGCTGGGAGGTGTTTGTGTGACGTGTGCACAGGAgcagggttttgttttcaccactgtctgtctgctgagAGCTGTCTGCTCGTCACGTGAATGTGCACAGTTaaggaaatatctttcaacttTACTGAGGATGGTgaaaactttatggatgtttttacTGACGCTGGGTGGATTCCTCTTTGTGCTGCTGATGGTCTGACTGGGAATATTTATGGGGCAGAAGTCAAACGACTCATATCTGcagatttaaaatgcaaaggACAAAGAATGGCTAAAGTCAATCCACAGCTCCAGAATCTTTAAAGGTGTTAGGACTTCACATGACTCACCGTCTGCAACAGTCAGATATAAGGTGGTGTTACTACGTCCGTGTGTGTTCTGGGCCTCACACTGATACTTTCCACCATGTTCAGCTGTGATATCAGTGATGGTGAAGTTTTGTCCTGATGCTTTTGGTTGAACTTGTTTATCTCCACTTCTCTTGTACCAGGTGTAGTTAGCTGCTGGgttagcatcactgctgcaggtcagagtcaccgagctgccctccatgatctcaccagagggactcactgacacagagggaggctgtGGAGCATCTGGATTTACATGGATTTTTTGCAGTATCTGGAATTTTGAAGATGTGCAAAATCTTGAAGATGTGCAAAATCTATCggtttttaaaaaatatttactcacatttcacatttattaagaCACGTTTAGATAATGTCTTCCCCAGCTCATTCTCAGCTGTGCAGTAATATTCTCCAGAGTCAGACAACGGGATGGATCTGAAAACCAGCTGAGCTGCTCTGTTGAGCAAAGCCTGGTTCTCCTTGTACCAGGTGTATGCAGGGGGTGGgttagcatcactgctgcaggtcagagacacCGAGCTGTCCTTCAGAATGTCTCCAGGTTGACTCAGCTGCACTAAAGGAACCTTCGGAGCATCTGCAGGATATAATCACATCTTTACATGAGAATGTGGCTTTATAGAATATAGTCTTTTAATAGTTTGCAGCCGTCCCTGGTTCTCAGCATCTTTAGAAGAGTGTTTGATTTACTTTTGGACACAGGACGGCCCCTTTAGTGTTTTGTAGTTTTACCAAGTAATTACTGTTTGTATTAAATACAGACTTCACAAAACTGAACATGTCACCTCTGTCTCAGGAATCACTGAGTGGGATTTGCATGTGTCCTGTTCACATACATGCAAAATCTGAAGGGAAAAGTGGAAGTGAAAATGGAGGATGAGCCACTGTGATTAAAGCTTTTTCTCACTTCCTGTTatcttgtctttctctgtgtgtggatgggtgATGAGAATCGTTTCTATTTGCTTTATTGCTCTTAGTCGATATTCTGTTGGATatgaaaagtgttttaataACAAAGTTTAATTTGGTCCTATCACAGGATTTCTTTTtactattattaaaatatagaaaatcacCAGGCTCAACCTGTCAAGTTTCCACTCGGGACATTTTGGAGTCAACTCACACACAGGGGATGAGTGGTGATGCTCATAAGCACAGGAATAGTTGTTTTCAGGTTGAAGGAATCCCCTGAAAGTTGGAGACGTTTCCCCGTGAATTTCTGTTCCATTCTTGTACCAGACAAAGGAGGGACGACCAGAGAGAAGACAGCTGCTGTGACAAGTCAGTGTTGGACCAATCGGAGAACAGATCACCTGAACATCTGGATCtgtcaacaggaaacacacatagAAGCAGCTGTGGGACCCCAGGTTGAGAACCTGTGAACAACACAGTGACTTAGTGTTCCTCAGTACCTGTGACAGTCAGAGTTGTGCCAGGGAAACTTCTGTCCCATTCAAACCACTGTGATTTGAATGTGAAGCGATACTGGGCTGAATCTCTCAGTCTCAGGTTCTTTATTCTCAGAGTGGAGCGCCCTCGCCATGAATCAAGAACCTGAACACGAGCTGTGAACTCTGGGTCTTTGAGTAAGTCCACAGCTTGAGGACGATACAGCTGCACATCCTCACGCTCAGCAACGAACCAGGACTTAGTCATAGAATAAAAGTGACTGTTGTAACTGCAAGAGATGTCCACTGAGGAGCCTTTAAAGGCACAGATGTTCCTGTTGATGTAATTCACTCTGTTGCATGAATTTCCATCGacacctgaaaaacaaaaaccttttgACTATCACCATGACAAGTATAATCTTTACTGCTGTATTTAACAATAATTCACAGATGACTGTTTCCTATGTCAggaaataaacaatgcagaaaagatgctACATTTTGCTTTACAGTAAAAACGATAATGTTTTGAATTCCAGATCTACATCTGTGGTTGTATTTGTGATTTGctttcatcacctccaccaggaggtgatgttttcaaCCCAGTCTGTTGGCTGGTTGGTGTGCGTGCACAATAACGCAACAGTTACTGGAAagatgttggtgcagatccaggattttattttttaaatcaaattcatggatcttgatggaaaagaTCCAACATATTTAGAGGCCTGATATCGAGGAGTGTGTGAAATAtggagcagcttgattgaatagaatggactgttgggccttggtggaggaatgtgctctactGCTACTGCCACTCTAGTTTGGACTCATTCAAATTCATTGTTCAACTGCAGAATATTTATCATAAAGGTTTGATAACAAACATCTTATGACTCAATGACAATGTTCTTTTAATATATGATATGTCACCTGATCTGTCAGATTTGTTTTACTCAGCATCAGCCCTCAAGTGTATTTCTGACTCTACTCAGTGTTTGAGTTCAGAAGGTTAAAGAGCAGAACATCATTGGTCATTGGAAGAAGTAAACTCACACACTGGAGCAGATGGGAAATCCTCGTGGCCTCTCACAGCACAGGAAATACTGTCTGCTGAATAAAAGTAGTCGCTATAAGATTTTCCTCCCGATGTCTTTTGTCCGTTCTTGTACCAGATGTAGGACGGACTGGGAGTTGGAGAACAACTGGTTTGACACTCCACATGTGACCATGAACAGTACCCTGTCCGGCAACTTGATGATTTTGTGCTGAGCACCTGGACACCTGTGTAAGTAAAGAAACACTCACATCATTTTAGACAGAGCTGTCCACATAAACAAACCATAGATTCACTGTTTCCAACTGAAATGTTACCTGTGACAGACAAGGAGACTCCAGTGGAACCAGTTAAACTCCCAGTAGGTTGGTTTGTTGTGAACCTGAACTGGTACAGATCAGAGTCACTGTCTCTCAGGTCTGTGATGGTCAGAGTGCAGGCCTGGTTTCCACAGTCATACTTCACACGACCTGTGTACTCAGAGGCTGATCTCAGATCCACAGGTTCACCATCCTGCACTTTAGTAAACCAGAACGTTTTCTCCACTGCAACATCATGGCCATCTATTGTGGATGGGTGCCAGTAGGAGCAGCGTATTTGCACCTTCGATCCTTTTACAGCACAGATCTGAGTAGTAGTGCACCTCACTCCCCAGGGATCCGCCCCCTGCACCACTGTAACCACAGCACAAACTAGAATTACCACCCTGCTGTAGGATGCCTCCACCCACCAGAGCATTTTCagtctgtgttcctcttttcagaatcatatgaggtcactgtgacgtTTGAGCTTTGAAATGTGATTAGTTCAAATTTACACTTTCTCTAAAGGCAGACTAGAAACATCACGATCGAGAGGCCAGGAACAGGTTTCATGAGGcctctgtgaccttgaccttcaaCCAACAAAACctcatcagttcatctttgagtccaagtgatgaacatttgaaccaaatttaaagaaactCCCTCAAATGGATCTTGAGATATTGAGTTCACAAGAATCAGACAATGAGACGACCTGAAAACAAGAAGCCTGAGGTCACTGGGTGTCACCGGCTCTGAGGCATAACAATATCTAGACACTCAGAATAACATCATCTCTACGCAGAGCAGAGACTAAAGTGACATCTTCACAATAACTGTTTTGTCCAAACTTCACAATAACTCAAAGTAATTTAAGAGAAATGCAGGAAAAGCCCAAACctgaagaagctggaaccatGAGAAAGACTGGAACAATTATTCAAACACTTTTCATACAAACACGATGTAACACAAAGTGCTTTCCTGTAAATGTAGATGTACCTGACACAGAAAGAAGGAAGATGACAAAGCAACTCGCTGCTTCTCTCAAACACATCGTTGTTTCTCACGTCTCAGTGGTGAAGCCTCATCAGCAGCTAGATTCCACTCCTGAGATACGATGTTTGTCAGCCAGTCACGATGACAGATAGAAATAAGACCTCAGCTTCCTTCCTCTTTACACCATTAACATGCATGAACGGACCAACACCAGTAAATCCCCTTGTTATTCAGAAATGATGCCTGaacttattaaaatgtatttcatgcaAATAACAATGAGAGTAGTTTTGCAGCCTGACAGTGAATCAAACACTTTCTTTACTTTATTGAGACTGGACTTAAAAAATCATGTTGAACTATTCTTTCTTTTAACCTCATGTTAGAAGTCAGCTCCTGTTTATTTACAGCTCCAGTCCAGATGAAGACTGggtcataaaaatacattctacAAGGTCATAATTATGCAAACTCACATTACTTTAGTTTTCTTTACTCATTTCTCACGAGGATTCAACTCATGTGAGTCAAACTTGTTCCGATAATACTGACACTTCATTAAAGCACAAGCAGAACGTGGAGAGAGATTGTTTCTGTTTAGAAACTCAGTTATATGGTTGTAGCCAGAGTAAACACAACTATTCAGTTAAATCAGACAAGCTGGTTTTACTTGAGTTACTTGAGTTAACTTCACCTGCTGTTTTTAAGTTGGAACAATTTGACAAAATTAGGTAAAACAGTAATTCAATTTCTAAgtagaaataaacatttatttagttacCTTTTTCGAGTTGGATCAACTTAGTGGTCTGGGTGTGTTGTGAAAACTAAGAGTCagacaaatggaaataaatctgtcatgtttaatatttaccCAACAAATTGTTAAAAGAGACAAACTGTACCTGACAGGTGAGGGCCGTGTGCACACTACCTGAGGTTTAATGTTACGATCAGAGTTTATAATGCAGGGAAACATTTTTACGAGTATCAGATGAAGGTTCAGTTCTTCAGTTCGAGCTTCTCTAACATCACACTTCTTTCATCTGTGATTATCTGATAGTGTCAGAAGAAAGAAGACGGAGTCCCTCATGTCTGGACACAGAGATAAGACTGATAAGTGTCTCTGGTTCCAGAGCTGAGTTAGTAACAAGGAAGTGGTCATGATGAAAAAGAGCCTTGTGTTTTCTTCGTGGTTTAGAAGTCGtgagaaacagaaatgaatTTGCTCTGACCTTCCACGGCTtcttctctctcacatacaAGCTTTGTGGCCTGACAACCTGGATGACATCAGCCCATCTTAAAAACTGTGAAGCAAACACAGTGAActcagaaatgtttttaaaggcaTGTCGGATCGCTAGAGAAGAAACATGGAAAACATcagtgtttattcatttattgttttgtgcaaatactaataaaaaggaaataacttCATTTGGCAGCAAAGCAGCAGTGGTGTTCAGACAACGGTTCGTCACAGAGTCTTTGGTTGTTTCCAACAAGGTTCAACCAGAGTCACTGGTCCCAGTAAAACCTGACGAGAGGGGACATGTCCCACACAGCAGGAACCAGGAGTTCCTCAGGGTTTCTCCTGGGATCCAAATGGAGCTCATTGACTCCTCAGTGACGTTTCaactaaatctaaatcttttAACCTTCTTATATTCAAAGTGTTTACAAGGTTGGGTTCTGGACCCAGTGTAGaacccgtctctctctctttttcttttctcacacaTTCAGCTGTCGGTGTCGTCGGGCAGAAaatcctcctgctccccctctttctttgtAAATCCCCCTGTGATGTTTCTCGGTGCAGGGgttggggaggggaggggaaatAGTCTGTCTGGACGGGTCAGAACCAGAGGGggttatttgtgtatttgaacACATGTGTATGAAGTGAGTTTCATGTTCAATTCCCTCGTGTGACTTTTGTAGAACAACGTGGATGGTGAGTGATTTCCTCAGAACTCTGTGGAAGCTGTGCTGTGTTCCTGCAGCACTGAGGCCCAGGCTGGTTCTGGTCCTTCATGTGGAGGGCAGAGTCCGCTGGATCCACCGGTCCGGGTACCGCATCACCAGCTTGGTGCTCCCCAGCTCCACCCCCTGGCCAGGAGGACACATGGACGTTACATAATGTCTATAAAAGGCACAAACATGGGACGATGGCCGGGACAGTGACATTCAAGAGTAATGTGAAGGGGCTCCAGCTAATCTCTGGAACAGCTTACCTCTTCATTTCAGAACCGCTCAGACCCTAGAAATGTTTTACTCAATGTTAAAGACCCAATCGTTCTCACTGACTTTCATTAAAAGTTTGAGACCTGGATTGTATCTGTTACTGTGCATTATTTTCATTCTCacatacactaccgttcaaaggtttggggtcacttagaaatgtccttatttttcaaagaaaagcactgtttttgttttaataaagataacattaaattaatcagaaatacactctataCATTGTTAATGTGGTTAATGACTATTCTAGGTGGAAACgtctggtttttaatgaaatatctacataggagtatagaggcccatttccagcaactatcCCTCCAGTGTTCTAAtagtacattgtgtttgctaatcgccttagaagactaatggatgattagaaaacccttgaaaacccttgtgcagttatgttagcacagctgaaaactgtttagctggtgagagaagctataacactggccttcctttgagctagttgagtatctggagcatcacatGTGTGGGTTCGATTATTctctcaaaatggccagaaaaagAGAACTTTCATGTGGAACTCGCcagtctattcttgttcttagaacTGAAGGTTGTTCAATGCGAGAGATTTCGAAGAAACTGAAAAGTTCCCACAACAGTGTGAACTactcccttcagagaacagcacaaacaggCTCTAACCAGAGTAAAAAGAGAAGTGGCAGGCCCCggtgcacaactcagcaagaagaAAAGTATAGTATAGTCTCTAGTTTGAGAAATAGATGCCTCACaggtcctcaactggcagcttctttaaatggtacccACAAAACACCAGAGTCAACATCTACAGTGAAGAGGCGACTCCTGGATGctggccttctaggcagagtggcaaagaatAAGCCAcatctgagactggccaataaaaagaaGAGATTGATGTGAgcaaaagaacacagacattaGACATTAGTTCTggggctgctttggtgctggtaaagtgggagatttgtacaaggtaaaagggattttaaataaggaaggctatcactccattttgtaacgccatgccataccctgtggacagcgcttgattggagccaatctcctcctacaacaggacgatgacccaaagcacacctCCACATGATGCAAGAACTAtttagggaagaagcaggcagctggtaagctgtctgtaatggagtggccagcgcagtcaccagatctcaaccccattGAGCCGTTGTGGGAGGAGCTTGACCGTATGGTACAcaagaagtgcccatcaagccaatccaactTGTGGGAGGGGCTTCAGTAAGCGTGGGCTGACATTTCAacagattacctcaacaaattaacagctacaatgccaaaggtctgcaatgctgtgattgctgcaaatggagcattctgtgacaaaagcaaagtttgaagaacaaaattaatatttcaaataaaaatcattatttctaaacttgtcaatgtcttgactatattttctattcattttgcaactcctttgataaataaaagtctgagttttcatggaaaacacgaAATTGTCTGGGTGAACCCAAACTCTTGAACGGTAGTGTAGTTTTTTCATATTCCCTGTTTCATATATATGACACTTTTTAATCTTAGCAAAACTAACTCCCACCTACAAAATAACTTCTGTTCTAACTACTGCAATTCCTCAACTGCATTGAGTGCAAAGGTAagacacacagactgtaaataaagatggttgACACGTctaca
Protein-coding sequences here:
- the LOC133954005 gene encoding B-cell receptor CD22-like isoform X4, with protein sequence MLWWVEASYSRVVILVCAVVTVVQGADPWGVRCTTTQICAVKGSKVQIRCSYWHPSTIDGHDVAVEKTFWFTKVQDGEPVDLRSASEYTGRVKYDCGNQACTLTITDLRDSDSDLYQFRFTTNQPTGSLTGSTGVSLSVTGVQVLSTKSSSCRTGYCSWSHVECQTSCSPTPSPSYIWYKNGQKTSGGKSYSDYFYSADSISCAVRGHEDFPSAPVCVDGNSCNRVNYINRNICAFKGSSVDISCSYNSHFYSMTKSWFVAEREDVQLYRPQAVDLLKDPEFTARVQVLDSWRGRSTLRIKNLRLRDSAQYRFTFKSQWFEWDRSFPGTTLTVTDPDVQVICSPIGPTLTCHSSCLLSGRPSFVWYKNGTEIHGETSPTFRGFLQPENNYSCAYEHHHSSPVYAPKVPLVQLSQPGDILKDSSVSLTCSSDANPPPAYTWYKENQALLNRAAQLVFRSIPLSDSGEYYCTAENELGKTLSKRVLINVKYAPQPPSVSVSPSGEIMEGSSVTLTCSSDANPAANYTWYKRSGDKQVQPKASGQNFTITDITAEHGGKYQCEAQNTHGRSNTTLYLTVADGAWKSAVTGTTTALLLVVILLTVFLWIRRNKSFTQQRECGERPEDRAQIPAAAHTRPAEQHHDVHYASVCFTQNRADDLYSNIGRVQPQRGTEEEEEEAEYSAVRFDRATGTRREEEGDDSSAVYSTVTKH